A single Methanolobus sp. ZRKC5 DNA region contains:
- a CDS encoding type IV pilin N-terminal domain-containing protein yields the protein MSKANQFLDEDAVSPVIGVILMVAITVILAAVIAAFVFGMGPPEQAPQASLRASADNIDSGITGIKLEHQGGDAVVISDSRTKLTLDGTAVTILLDDTNQSFDAGEVMYVTKDDNGFYIDNFKNTSSSFTNQSNIVTAGETANLKIIDVTSQQLITDIEVRF from the coding sequence ATGAGTAAAGCAAACCAATTTTTAGATGAGGATGCAGTATCCCCGGTCATTGGCGTTATCCTGATGGTCGCAATCACTGTAATCCTTGCTGCAGTTATCGCAGCATTCGTATTCGGCATGGGCCCACCAGAACAGGCACCACAGGCAAGCTTGAGAGCAAGCGCTGACAACATCGACAGCGGCATCACAGGCATTAAGCTTGAGCATCAAGGTGGAGACGCTGTTGTTATATCAGATTCAAGAACAAAGCTTACACTTGATGGCACAGCTGTAACGATTCTACTTGATGACACTAATCAATCATTTGATGCTGGAGAAGTAATGTATGTGACAAAAGATGACAATGGATTCTACATTGACAACTTTAAGAATACATCATCAAGTTTCACAAATCAGTCAAATATCGTCACAGCAGGTGAAACGGCCAACCTCAAGATAATTGATGTGACCAGCCAGCAACTTATTACTGACATAGAAGTCAGATTCTAA
- a CDS encoding shikimate kinase, which yields MIITLIGMPGAGKSSAGQKLASLLDYEFIDTDKLVIGGSGTGLQNIVNDLGDMALIRAEEQSILGLDLKDNCIIATGGSVVYSEKAMQFLKSRSVVVYLDVPFGTIVMRLSNLATRGVVGLKEKGLSGLYGERTVLYRSFADHVIEVGRKDKLVDVAKKIMAKVLPENDADNDTNIR from the coding sequence ATGATAATCACTCTGATAGGTATGCCTGGTGCAGGCAAGAGTTCGGCAGGACAGAAGCTTGCATCTCTTCTGGATTATGAGTTTATCGATACAGATAAACTTGTGATAGGTGGATCAGGTACAGGTCTGCAGAACATTGTCAATGATCTGGGTGATATGGCTCTTATAAGGGCAGAAGAGCAAAGTATACTTGGACTTGATCTGAAGGACAATTGCATCATTGCAACAGGTGGAAGTGTCGTTTATTCTGAAAAAGCAATGCAATTTCTAAAGTCAAGGTCAGTTGTCGTGTATCTGGATGTTCCCTTTGGTACCATTGTAATGAGGCTGTCCAATCTTGCTACAAGGGGCGTAGTAGGTCTGAAAGAAAAAGGATTGAGTGGTTTGTATGGTGAAAGGACTGTCCTTTACAGGTCATTTGCAGATCACGTTATTGAAGTTGGCAGAAAAGATAAATTAGTGGACGTTGCAAAAAAGATAATGGCAAAAGTCTTGCCAGAAAATGATGCAGATAATGATACAAATATCAGATGA
- a CDS encoding DUF4870 domain-containing protein, whose product MSETKLGVSENIAGVIAYLFGLISGILLLVIEKDNKFVRFHAAQSTVLSIAIIIFSIVIMMVGWIPIIGWLIALLSIFVYLAIFVLWIFLMYKAFTGEMYRLPILANYADKLEAMF is encoded by the coding sequence ATGAGTGAAACTAAATTAGGTGTAAGTGAAAACATAGCTGGAGTAATAGCCTATCTTTTTGGCTTAATTTCCGGTATACTTTTATTAGTTATTGAAAAAGACAACAAATTTGTACGTTTCCATGCAGCTCAGTCCACAGTCCTGAGCATAGCCATAATTATATTTTCAATTGTAATTATGATGGTCGGTTGGATACCAATTATTGGATGGTTAATTGCACTTTTGTCGATATTTGTGTACCTGGCTATATTCGTGCTATGGATATTCCTCATGTACAAAGCATTTACTGGTGAAATGTACAGGCTACCAATACTGGCAAATTATGCTGACAAATTGGAAGCAATGTTCTAA
- a CDS encoding DUF5371 family protein, with protein MVKIVHAQTVLTEDELAALKKKCNESSTKEALSMAVQHYLECEYTDLDDKMWTKKLEKVVQKKKQKKL; from the coding sequence ATGGTCAAAATTGTACACGCACAAACTGTACTTACGGAAGATGAACTTGCGGCTTTAAAGAAGAAATGTAATGAGTCGTCAACTAAAGAAGCCCTGAGTATGGCGGTGCAACATTATCTCGAGTGCGAATATACCGACCTCGACGATAAAATGTGGACCAAGAAACTTGAAAAAGTGGTCCAAAAAAAGAAACAGAAGAAACTATAA
- a CDS encoding IS66 family transposase, which yields MCIDREEILAVYEAGPEAVVELVTRLLGIIEHQSLQIAQLEERVRHLEEMLEKNSRNSSKPPSTDSYARNKPTVKSQRKKTNKHVGGQNGHPGTTLRINDDPDEVIVHPVNQCVNCGRSLASVPSNYERRQVFDIPPITINCIEHRCEIKTCPKCSHVNKALFPDGVTQPTQYGHRVKSFAVYLHTYQLLPYQRVTKLFSDILGCKISPATLVNTERSCFEKLGAFENTVKHLLKESPVINLDETGMRINAVRNWLHVAGTDKLTYYFAHRKRGSEAMDAMGILPGYTGVATHDFWKPYNKYECQHSLCNAHLLRELTGASENRDQQWPKIMSDLLICIKHHVDNDLLDTELIQRFSEDYDHITCLGVNENPPDPESNVRSKKRGRKKQTTVKNLLDRFIGHKEDILRFMYDQNVPFDNNQAERDIRMTKVQQKISGTFRSEQGAKNFCRIRGYVSTVNKNSESVIDAISAIFYGNSFVPKLQN from the coding sequence ATTTGTATAGACCGCGAAGAAATACTTGCAGTTTATGAAGCTGGTCCAGAAGCAGTAGTAGAACTTGTAACTCGATTACTTGGGATAATTGAACATCAATCTCTCCAAATTGCACAACTTGAAGAGCGTGTCAGGCATTTGGAAGAAATGCTTGAAAAGAATAGTCGCAACAGTAGCAAACCACCTTCTACTGATTCTTATGCACGGAATAAACCAACCGTTAAAAGTCAAAGAAAAAAGACCAATAAGCATGTAGGTGGTCAAAACGGTCATCCTGGTACTACATTAAGAATAAATGATGATCCGGATGAAGTTATTGTTCATCCTGTTAATCAATGCGTCAATTGTGGGAGATCGTTAGCTTCTGTTCCCTCTAACTATGAAAGAAGACAGGTCTTTGACATTCCTCCTATAACTATCAATTGCATTGAACATCGTTGCGAGATTAAAACATGTCCCAAATGTTCTCATGTAAACAAAGCTCTTTTTCCAGATGGTGTAACTCAGCCGACTCAATACGGTCATCGAGTTAAGTCATTTGCAGTTTATTTGCACACTTACCAATTACTTCCTTATCAGCGTGTTACCAAGTTGTTCTCTGATATTTTGGGATGCAAGATAAGTCCTGCTACTTTGGTGAACACGGAACGTAGTTGTTTTGAGAAGCTTGGAGCTTTTGAAAATACAGTGAAACATCTCCTGAAAGAATCTCCTGTCATCAATCTGGATGAAACAGGAATGAGAATAAATGCAGTTCGTAATTGGCTTCATGTGGCAGGTACAGACAAACTGACCTATTATTTTGCACATCGCAAAAGGGGCTCAGAAGCAATGGATGCTATGGGCATATTACCAGGTTACACTGGTGTTGCAACACATGATTTTTGGAAACCGTACAACAAATATGAATGTCAACATTCATTATGTAATGCACATTTATTACGAGAGTTAACTGGAGCTTCCGAAAACAGGGATCAACAGTGGCCAAAGATAATGAGTGATCTCTTGATATGCATTAAACATCATGTTGATAATGATCTTTTAGATACTGAGCTAATTCAAAGGTTCAGTGAGGATTATGATCACATAACTTGTTTAGGAGTGAATGAAAATCCTCCTGATCCGGAATCAAATGTGCGGTCTAAAAAACGAGGACGTAAGAAGCAGACCACGGTAAAGAATTTGCTGGATAGGTTTATTGGCCATAAAGAGGATATCTTACGATTTATGTACGACCAAAACGTTCCGTTTGATAACAATCAGGCTGAAAGAGATATCAGAATGACGAAAGTACAGCAGAAGATATCAGGTACTTTCCGCAGTGAACAGGGTGCAAAAAATTTCTGCCGTATAAGAGGATACGTGTCTACTGTTAATAAGAATTCTGAATCTGTTATCGATGCAATTAGTGCAATATTTTATGGCAATTCATTTGTTCCAAAGTTGCAGAATTGA
- a CDS encoding ACT domain-containing protein, which yields MSSSRFIITVIGIDKIGIVAGITQVMALYNVNIVDISQTIMDDLFTMIMLAQIKEENFDLAAFQQAMSDKGAEFGVEVKVQHEDAFHFMHRI from the coding sequence ATGTCATCTAGTCGTTTTATAATCACAGTTATTGGTATTGATAAGATTGGTATCGTTGCGGGCATCACGCAGGTCATGGCACTATATAATGTCAACATTGTGGACATCAGCCAGACTATCATGGACGACCTGTTCACAATGATAATGCTGGCGCAGATAAAAGAAGAGAACTTTGACCTGGCAGCTTTCCAGCAGGCTATGTCTGATAAAGGTGCAGAGTTTGGTGTTGAGGTAAAAGTCCAGCATGAAGATGCATTCCATTTCATGCATAGGATCTGA
- a CDS encoding PFL family protein, with product MLIHPEEILETIKMVSNENLDIRTVTMGINLRGCSHPDIDTFNENVYNRIMYYAKDLVKTTNEIQNLYGIPIINKRISVTPIAIVAESCDATDFTSVAQTLDRAAEDTGVDFIGGFSALVQKGMTPGDMKLINSIPRALASTNKVCSSVNVATTKAGINMDAVALMGKVIKETAEMTKDNSGIGCAKLVVFANAPEDNPFMAGAFHGIGEPDCVINVGVSGPGVVNSAVRALKDPTLGDISECIKKTAFKITRMGEMVGKEAARRLHAQFGVLDLSLAPTPAVGDSVAAILEAMGLESCGTHGTTAALALLNDAVKKGGSMASSSVGGLSGAFIPVSEDEGMIRAVQRGSLSLDKLEAMTSVCSVGLDMIAVPGDTPSSTLAAIIADEMAIGMINRKTTAVRVIPAPGTKVGDMIEFGGLLGTAPVMPVHKFSSEQFISRGGRIPAPIQSLTN from the coding sequence ATGCTGATCCATCCTGAAGAAATACTTGAAACAATTAAAATGGTGAGCAACGAGAATCTTGACATACGGACTGTCACCATGGGCATCAATTTGCGAGGTTGTAGTCACCCTGATATAGATACTTTCAATGAGAATGTCTACAACAGGATAATGTATTATGCAAAGGACCTCGTGAAGACAACCAATGAAATACAGAACCTTTACGGAATCCCAATAATCAATAAAAGAATATCAGTGACTCCAATTGCAATTGTTGCGGAAAGCTGTGACGCTACAGACTTCACATCTGTTGCTCAGACACTGGACAGGGCTGCCGAAGATACAGGTGTTGATTTCATAGGTGGTTTCAGTGCTCTTGTTCAGAAAGGAATGACTCCTGGTGACATGAAACTTATAAATTCTATTCCCCGGGCTCTTGCAAGTACTAATAAAGTCTGTTCTTCTGTAAACGTGGCAACAACTAAAGCAGGCATCAATATGGATGCTGTCGCTCTGATGGGTAAAGTTATAAAAGAGACCGCTGAGATGACAAAAGATAATTCAGGCATCGGCTGCGCTAAACTTGTTGTCTTTGCCAATGCTCCTGAAGATAATCCGTTCATGGCCGGTGCTTTCCACGGAATTGGCGAACCTGATTGTGTTATTAATGTAGGTGTAAGCGGTCCCGGGGTTGTTAACTCTGCAGTGCGCGCGCTCAAAGACCCAACACTTGGGGATATTTCAGAGTGCATTAAAAAGACTGCTTTCAAGATTACAAGAATGGGTGAAATGGTAGGCAAAGAAGCTGCCCGCAGACTCCATGCACAGTTTGGTGTGCTGGATCTGTCTCTTGCACCAACTCCTGCTGTGGGTGATAGTGTTGCCGCCATCCTGGAAGCTATGGGGCTGGAGAGCTGTGGAACTCATGGAACCACTGCCGCACTTGCTCTTCTTAATGATGCGGTCAAAAAAGGAGGATCAATGGCATCATCTTCCGTTGGTGGACTCAGTGGTGCATTCATTCCTGTGAGTGAGGATGAAGGCATGATACGGGCTGTACAACGTGGCTCCCTTTCACTGGATAAACTTGAGGCAATGACCAGTGTATGCTCTGTCGGTCTTGATATGATCGCAGTTCCGGGTGATACTCCTTCTTCAACCCTGGCTGCTATAATTGCAGATGAGATGGCAATAGGAATGATCAACAGGAAGACAACTGCTGTAAGGGTAATACCTGCACCAGGGACAAAAGTAGGAGATATGATCGAGTTTGGCGGTCTTCTTGGAACTGCTCCGGTTATGCCGGTACATAAGTTCAGTTCAGAGCAGTTCATCTCAAGAGGTGGTCGAATACCTGCTCCTATACAGTCACTTACAAATTGA